The nucleotide window AATCTCCACTCTCGCATTTGCCAGTACCTGCGTTCGCCTCGCGTGGCCAAGTTCAGCAACGAGTCTATGCTGAAGCAGGAAGAGGCACTTACCGAGCTGGATGCCTCCATTGACGACTGGGTGAACAAGCTGGAGCAGGCTGAGAACAGACGTACTCGTGTTCGCCAGAAGTTGCTCGAACACgttgctgcagctgcttgTCTCCCTCTTGGCGGACCAAGCATGACACGTGAGCCTGTAGTGAGTGGCCCATCCTCATCTGGCATTGGCAATATCTCAACCCCACCTCGGAGCCCTTCGAAAGAGACCGCTATCTCACCTCGTACTGCCAGTTCACCTTCTCCTCAACGTGTTGTGGCTCAAGTTCCTAGCACCATCCTGGAACAGCCTATGATCGAGGAAGAGGCTACGAAAGAAAGCGCTGATCGCGTGACCAGCACCGGATCTCTGAATCGCTCTGATGTGGAGAGCATTCGCATCTATGCCGGTGACGACGTTTACGCTCTGTTAGccgatgttgaggatgaaaTTACCAAGATGGGCAAGCAGCCGGTGTACGAGCCTACCCCCCCAAACAACCTGATCGAAACAAAACGCATTGAACTTCACCGTCAGAGAAGCCACGAGCTACTCAACGGACTTTCCGGGGAAGCCCACGCAATGAAGAAACGGGACTTCTCTGAATGCCGAGCCATTTCTCCTCTTGCATCTCCACCAACCTCATCTGCCACCAAACAAAACGAACAGACGGAAGATGACCTGCCTCTACTGACGAATGTTGTCTATCGACCTTGATGAGTTTCAACATATCTCTGATATTTACCACCATAGTCCTGCCAAAACTGTATCGCATTTCAACGATTCACGGCCAAACCATTTACAATCCTTTGATACCCCTACGGCATTTTCTACATCTTTTTGCATATTTGCGCTACGTCTACTCATGACATTTTACGGCTGCAACAGCATATTATGCATTCATTGTTTTATTATGTATCATCATAGGGCGCAAGCTGGAGGCTTCTGTCATTTTTCACTGTATTCCCTTCCTTGAACTGCGTTCACTTCTTTTTATTGTGTCAATGCACTGTTAGTTTGTTGCATATACCACCCTACCATAGTACTAAGCTTAGTGCCTTCATAATGATATTATCTTTGCATGTTTTCTGCCAAGGCGCTTTCAATGTAACTCCCTATCTTCTCCTCTTTAAAGTAAGGACGGAAGAAACCCGTGATGTGATCAAAGAGGCATGTAGTATCGAAGCGATTCTTTGTGGGCTTGCGATACAATGGGGAGATGTGGGCATAGACAAGGGTATTATGCAACCTTTGGGGGTTGTCCGTACCAAGATGGCAAGGAGACATGCATGGTACGTACTATGCATACGCCTTTAATTGCCAAGCAACTTTAGGTTTTAGAAATTGAGCCTGCAGGATCGTCGGCTATAACAAGATGATATGTGATAGTGTTGAAGGCCAGATGTGACAGACTGAAGGCCAAACAAACCATGCATCCTGCAAAAGCAACCAGTTTCCTCGAATCTAACTCATGTTAGAAGCTGACCGAGATATTAATTACGAAGACGTATAATGACCTATGGAACTGATGCTCAAGGCCAAATAAGTAGATGTGGTACTTTGGGTGCTCCTGTGATCCAGCCCGCGGCTACCGCCAAACATATCGTTTATGCCTCTATTCCTGTTGTTGTCATCCACACTCCCCTGTATACCGTTCATCCCAAACCCCTACTTCCCTGCAGgtcttctttttcctctccACGTGCAAACCAAGTGAGCGGTCAATCATCGACAATTATCGTACGATATGGTTTATTACGCCTCTAGTTCATCTGCGATATGCCGAACATCGCCCCCCTTTAAGCACGCAGTGGAGAGGACCAGTCGGAAATTAGTGAAGGACCATCATCGGAAAACGATCTGCACCTTTCGGAAACAAGGGCTATTCTTTGTAAAGCTCATAATGTGGATACACTCGATGTTGTGATTATACGGAGGTCGAATTATCCGTGGAGTGATCCTTTTTGAGTTTTCTTCGCGGATGCTTCAACGACGGTGGAATGGGGACTTGGCCGGAACGCATGTTGCAGTCTCTTGGCGTTCGGATGCAATGACGCTCGGCTCGAGTCAGTTGAACTCGTTTGTAGGTATTCCATATTAATAACGACGGAGACCATCTAGGTCTTCTCGTCTGCGTATCTATCATTACAAGATGCTCGCCCCTTGTGCAATAACGAAGAGTACCATCGATTCCTTTGCTCCATTCCGTTGCCAGTTGTTGTCCCTTCAAAATTCGTACATTCCACCATGCACTTCGTGAGATGAGCCAGCCCCCGAATGCACCAAACACCATTCATGTTGTCCTATCACATTAAATATTACTCGTACCAACTCTCTAGTGCGTCACAATTCGAACAACCTGTAAGATCAGGCCAAAGAGGAGCCCTCTTGCCACCTCCTCAATCTGCAGACAGTCAAAGACTCGGCCGAGTGCTTCGCCTGTCGCCGCCTGGCCCATGACACCCATCAGAGCAGCTGGAAGGCCACTCTGAATTAGCAGTCGGCGGGCTTTGACGCGGAGCTTCTCTTTCTCATCGGCTGTAAGCTCAGCTGGCCAGCCCGCGAGCTCCTGCTCTGTTGGCATCATGTTTTCTCGTATCTTGCGAAGCTGTTCCGCGATGCCTGAATCCGATGTATTGGCGTCAATGACGGATTTCTGAATCAATGACTGCACAGTCAAGAGAGACGGGTTGCCAGGACGCAGGAGGAAGGATTTTGCAGCCGTTAGAAGAGTACGTCGAATATTCCACGCCGATGACAGAGTGTACATCTCGTTGATGACAGCGAACAGGAGCTCAACCGCAACACGAGTCTCGGGCTCTGATAGAGGGGTATACTGTTTACCAGGCTTCAAAGACGCCCTCTTGCCGTCAGTCACCGAAGGGGGAGGTGTTGGGATTTGCTGGGAGCCTTTGCGGTCCTGCTGTCCCTTTCCACTCTGCATATCAATATTGCCTTCAGGCAAACCATAGTCGTCCGCGATCTGATCGGGGGGAGGCGGAAGTTTTGTGAAGTCGAGGCTAACAGCTGATGGGGATCGCAGCTGAGCAAGGCTAGGTGCACGGCTATGCTCCCGACTAGGAAGAGCACTCGCCGACGCTGAAGCAGACTCTTTACATTCCGAACGGCTGGTGCGAATATCCGCATCCGACTCACTTTGTGACTGATAACTAGGACGACGCTCCATGGGTGGCATTTTCCCTGGCTGCAATGATACAATAGACGAGCGTTGGCTGTCCATGCTGTCTCTCGCAGAGCGGACGGGAGATCTTACACCGCTTAGCTGGCTGGGAGGTGTCGAGATCGAAAGTCGGCTAGAGTTAGCCGTTAGATCTACTGACTGGGTAGATTTCCTGCTAAGACCAGAAAATGTACTTCCAAAAACTCCAGTGACACCACCCACGAGACTCTTGCCACCCTCCATAGCACCCTTGGGCCCTGATGTCAGGGCGTCCAACATACCCTTGCCCATGGTTTCCCAACCAAAGCCTGCTTTGGATTCGCTGTGGGTATGCCCCTTTGACTTTTCGAGAAATCGTTTCATGCCCTCGCTTTCGGCTAAGCTCTGGTACCAACAAGCATCTCGAAGGTACCTCTCTAGTTCACCGCGCAGAGATTCACGAGTGTGAAGCTTCCAGTCAGGCAAGTCTTTATGAAGCTCGGTGAAAGCAGTTGCACCAGAAATGTTGGCAATTCGTCTGAGGATTTCATGCAGGGTTTCAAAATCTGCATATCTTCGTACGATCATCCATCCAGGATACGCAGTAGCTGACGGCTCAACCTGCACCCAGTAGTCCCAGTTAGGTTTGCTGCGAATTCTATTTGGCTCGCCAGGGGTATCATCGTGGAGAGTTATCGTGGCATTGTGAAGGGTCAGAGGAGCTTTTTTAGGggcatcctcttctccttcgTCTGTTACTTGTCCTGGTGGTACAATTTGATCGAAGCTAGTGAAGCGAGTGCCGTCGGATCGACGAGGGGACGACTCGGGGCTGGAGGAATCCATTGGTGATCGAGGTGTGACAGGAGTTTGGACAATGTCACTCTTTGATGAGAACCCTTCCGTTGATGTCGCCGATGGTAGAGACACATCACGTTTCGTAGCAGCTGAAAGATCTGGCGCACCAGACAACCGTTTTTCAGCATTGTTTGAATCCTTCGGTGAATCATGAAAAGAAACCACCGACGCGCGTTTTCGTcgtgcttcttcttcggcaaTCATTTCGTTCATGCGTTTCATCTCTTGCATGGCTtcatccatctcttcctccgccttgctcagcttcttcttgtggCCAAGGGGTTCCTTGCGTCGAGCCCTTTCCGTCTCCAAAGAACTTCGCCCTGGCTTGGCGATCCCAACGTTTCCGACATTTCCATCCAAATCCGCAAAGACGTTAGTTGCCGCCACGCTCGATTCTGGGGCTCGCTGCATGCCAACATCGATAGCCTGATTTAGGTTTGGTTCACCAGCTTCTAGCAAGTATACGATCCACCCGTTAATCCAATCGGCTTGACTGCAGGTATGTAGTGTCTTTTCAAGAACCGAGTTCGCGAGGATCTCACGCAAGAAAACCCGGGCAGGATCGCAGTTGTACGAGTTTCGGTCCAGGAAACCAAGAAGGTCCTCGGCCACCATTTTGAATTTTGACGCTTGCTGACGTTGATTCAAGAGATTGGCCAAATGGCAGTCCGGGTTAGATGCCAGGTAGTTGTAAACGGCGTCAGCAGCAGTCATGCTACTATCTGGAGGAAGTTCGGAGAAAGCGGATGCGAGCTCAGACATGAACACGATGATAATGGAGGACGAGTTggtaagaagatcgagaaaGGCATCCGCAGGTCGCTTTCGGCTCAGGTGGCTAGAAACGGAGAGAAGGTAAGATGTGAGCGTCTTGCGACACGCCAAAGGAAACGAGTGGTCAGTCGGAACAATCGGACTGTACCACCACTTAACATAGTCCCTGACAATAGCATCAACAAGACCCCCAAGTGCCTCACGGGTCTCTGGACGGAACTCGTCGAAATTCTTAAGAGCcggctcttcatcatcgctgctgTCTTCGCGCTTCTCTCCTGCCTGATTGTTCTTGGCCTCTAGAAGCCGATCTATAACGTCGATCCCTCGCTCTCCTCGCACAGCTTTAGCGAGCTCTGGGTTACGCGCTTCCCACGAAATGAATCCGGCAACTCCGCCCAAAGCGCCGATTAGAACGAGACCCAAACGTCCCATAGTGAAGTATGTGAAAGCAGCAAAACCAACTGCGACGCCGGCGAGTGACTCTGGAGTCGCTGTAGCAAAGAAGTGTATGACTTTTGCAATTGGAGTACCATCTTCAGTTGCAGTTCTTGTATTGGTCGTTTCGGTTCTCGTAGTATTCGTAATGGGGCTGTCAGAGTTCATTGCGTCGTTTGTTGTAGTCATCTTGTTAGCAAGATCATTTGCATCCGATGGCTTGTCTGTTAACAGCGGCTTGTCGTCGTCTTGTGTCTGTGAAAGTGTAGGCAACGGCGAGCCATTGAGTGCTATAGCCTTCGGCTTTGGCGGGTTCGTAAGGGAAGCACCTGGTTGAGGCGCATTCTGGTTGGGGAATGCGGTTGAACTCATGGGGAATGGAAGGCTGTCTAGGATTGTTTCGGTACACAACCCAGATGTTGTAGCTCTCCTAACGAACGAAGACACTGGAACCGAGGCGAACTCCCGTAAGCATAGCCAGTGGAAATAGAGAGTTTAATGAGAAACGTGAAGAAAAGTGAAACCGAGAGCAAAAGGAGCAAAACAGTAGACTAGATAAAAGTAGGGAATGAAATGAAGGAATCGTGCAAGGTTTGGAATTTGTCTGGAACGCTGGGGGTAATGGATATGGCCGAATTACAGCAGGCGCAGTGTAGGTGGTACAGTACAATAGCTGGTGTCGCGTGTCTAAGGTGCCAGGTGGGCTTTTTTAGCCTCAAATTGCCGAGCATTGGAATTGCTTGTCTTCAAGTCTTCAGGGGTCATGGCCCCTAAACCCCAGGGTAGGGCTGCGACCAAGTACTGAAGAGAAAGCTTGATAAAATAGGTTGTGAGAGGGCGTGCTGATTTCATCCTAACTTTGTTCGAATCTTTCTATCACCCAAAATCGAGGTATCAAGTTCATGCTGGTGCGGTCCGTGTCACAAAATAGTGGGCTTCAACTGCCATCGTGCACTAAAAACGGCAACAAAGTCTAATGCTGCCCCTGATTTATCTCCACTGTAGAGTTACGGCGTCCAATCTTTCTTGTGTGATGTCTTGTTTCGTTTGATTAACCTTGCCAGGTTTATGTACCCTAGGCCGCCTTGACGTGATCGGTCGATCTTTAATTTACTTGATGTAAGATGGTGAAAACTTGAGTGAATATCTGAGGTGACGAGAGAGCATAATCCTGAACCTAAACATCCAAGGTATATATGGAGCTGGAATGCGGCATCCATGAGTTTTAGCAGTCGAGCCGAAAGTTCACGGCGGTATGATAAGATCCAATACGTAACCTGGTTTTCTGGGCGGATCCAATTTTGAGATATCACGTGCATTGGTGTCACATCGCGCGTAGCTTCCAATCGCGTCTCCTCCAAGCTGGGAGGCCAGTCTGGTTCAAGCTCAACTTTCAAGTCAAAAGTGACAAGACATCTCAAACACCTTTCAACGAAACAGTATTCGAGGGTCTGAGCCCTCTGTCCAGCTCTTGAAAAGACTTTTGCGATTCTCATAATGGCCCGTACATCTGCTGCCAAAAAGCGCGCTGCCGATTCTGATAGTGAGCCCGAGACTGTTTCCAAAAGAGTCAAGAGTGGAACATCAGTTGAGTCGGATGGtaaagatgatgatggaaatcCATACTGGGAGGTACGCGAGTTCGAAGCATCTACCGTTGGGCTCGCGCGCTAACAGGACGTGTCCAGCTCTCAAACAAGCGCCGTGTTGGTGTATCAGACTTCAGCAAGAAAACCTTTGTCAATATTCGAGAGTACTATGATAAGGATGGCAAGACTTTACCTGGCAAGAAGGTATTTGCGAAGGCTTCATTCATCTTGGACGTCTCACTGATTAGTTAAATAGGGTATTTCGCTTTCCATCGAGCAGTACAATGCTTTTCTTAAGGCTGTTCCACACATCAATGCTGCTCTTCGCGCCAAGGGTCTCGTAGTTGAGGGTGACATTGCAGACAAGCCTGATACTGCTCTGATTCCAGCTGCCAAAGTTAAGAAAGAGCGAAAGAAGTCACCGAAGGCGAACATTGAGACCAccagcgaggaagaggactAGAGCGGCTATCTGACTTTTTCTTGTCGAATTTTCTTTCCAACATCTTTTCGCCCACGAGCTCGGCTTGTGTTAGCACTATGTATACCACGCATGGAGTTTTTTGGAGTCACGGCCATCACGCGCTTGGGGCCCAAGCTGTGATTTGTGCATGGGATCACCTCCTGGCTCTATGTCAGAATGATAGATTTCAGCAAAGTAACGAGAGTGATAGTAATATGATCAAGATTAATGGCGCTGACACGAAATCCAGAATGGACCTAATGTGTAATCATATCGGACCTATTATGAAGAACATCATGCAAACAAGGTAATTCAACTTA belongs to Fusarium oxysporum Fo47 chromosome V, complete sequence and includes:
- a CDS encoding transcriptional Coactivator p15-domain-containing protein, with protein sequence MARTSAAKKRAADSDSEPETVSKRVKSGTSVESDGKDDDGNPYWELSNKRRVGVSDFSKKTFVNIREYYDKDGKTLPGKKGISLSIEQYNAFLKAVPHINAALRAKGLVVEGDIADKPDTALIPAAKVKKERKKSPKANIETTSEEED
- a CDS encoding PXA domain-containing protein, which produces MSSTAFPNQNAPQPGASLTNPPKPKAIALNGSPLPTLSQTQDDDKPLLTDKPSDANDLANKMTTTNDAMNSDSPITNTTRTETTNTRTATEDGTPIAKVIHFFATATPESLAGVAVGFAAFTYFTMGRLGLVLIGALGGVAGFISWEARNPELAKAVRGERGIDVIDRLLEAKNNQAGEKREDSSDDEEPALKNFDEFRPETREALGGLVDAIVRDYVKWWYSPIVPTDHSFPLACRKTLTSYLLSVSSHLSRKRPADAFLDLLTNSSSIIIVFMSELASAFSELPPDSSMTAADAVYNYLASNPDCHLANLLNQRQQASKFKMVAEDLLGFLDRNSYNCDPARVFLREILANSVLEKTLHTCSQADWINGWIVYLLEAGEPNLNQAIDVGMQRAPESSVAATNVFADLDGNVGNVGIAKPGRSSLETERARRKEPLGHKKKLSKAEEEMDEAMQEMKRMNEMIAEEEARRKRASVVSFHDSPKDSNNAEKRLSGAPDLSAATKRDVSLPSATSTEGFSSKSDIVQTPVTPRSPMDSSSPESSPRRSDGTRFTSFDQIVPPGQVTDEGEEDAPKKAPLTLHNATITLHDDTPGEPNRIRSKPNWDYWVQVEPSATAYPGWMIVRRYADFETLHEILRRIANISGATAFTELHKDLPDWKLHTRESLRGELERYLRDACWYQSLAESEGMKRFLEKSKGHTHSESKAGFGWETMGKGMLDALTSGPKGAMEGGKSLVGGVTGVFGSTFSGLSRKSTQSVDLTANSSRLSISTPPSQLSGVRSPVRSARDSMDSQRSSIVSLQPGKMPPMERRPSYQSQSESDADIRTSRSECKESASASASALPSREHSRAPSLAQLRSPSAVSLDFTKLPPPPDQIADDYGLPEGNIDMQSGKGQQDRKGSQQIPTPPPSVTDGKRASLKPGKQYTPLSEPETRVAVELLFAVINEMYTLSSAWNIRRTLLTAAKSFLLRPGNPSLLTVQSLIQKSVIDANTSDSGIAEQLRKIRENMMPTEQELAGWPAELTADEKEKLRVKARRLLIQSGLPAALMGVMGQAATGEALGRVFDCLQIEEVARGLLFGLILQVVRIVTH